One window of Nocardioides dongkuii genomic DNA carries:
- a CDS encoding potassium channel family protein: MGCGRVGSTLARSLEDRNHTVSIIDSEPDAFRRLGPGFNGDKVTGIGFDQEVLEKAGIKRADAFAAVSSGDNSNIIAARVARETFGIQQVVARIYDPGRAEVYQRLGITTVATVKWTADQVLRRLLPVGAEPDYRDPSGTVRLDQVPMPERWVGQRTVVFQEQSMSRIAWIDRLGEGMLPSRESVIQEGDLVHLVMREENAAHAYQVIERGPEEH, from the coding sequence ATGGGCTGTGGCCGCGTCGGTTCGACGCTCGCCCGCAGCCTCGAGGACCGCAACCACACGGTGTCGATCATCGACAGCGAGCCCGACGCCTTCCGGCGCCTCGGCCCCGGTTTCAACGGGGACAAGGTGACCGGGATCGGCTTCGACCAGGAGGTGCTGGAGAAGGCGGGGATCAAGCGCGCCGACGCGTTCGCGGCGGTCTCCTCGGGCGACAACTCCAACATCATCGCGGCCCGCGTGGCGCGCGAGACCTTCGGCATCCAGCAGGTCGTCGCGCGGATCTACGACCCGGGCCGCGCCGAGGTCTACCAGCGGCTCGGCATCACCACCGTCGCGACGGTGAAGTGGACGGCCGACCAGGTGCTGCGCCGGCTGCTCCCCGTCGGCGCCGAGCCCGACTACCGCGACCCGTCCGGCACCGTCCGGCTCGACCAGGTGCCGATGCCGGAGCGCTGGGTCGGCCAGCGGACCGTCGTCTTCCAGGAGCAGTCGATGAGCCGGATCGCGTGGATCGACCGGCTCGGCGAGGGCATGCTCCCGTCCCGGGAGAGCGTCATCCAGGAGGGCGACCTGGTCCACCTGGTGATGCGCGAGGAGAACGCCGCGCACGCCTACCAGGTCATCGAGCGCGGACCCGAGGAGCACTGA
- a CDS encoding Lsr2 family DNA-binding protein, with the protein MLTSGRARAPPSPADVRRWASAHDIVVFDRGRIPVTVMDQYLEARARGEI; encoded by the coding sequence ATGCTCACTTCGGGTCGCGCTCGCGCACCGCCGAGCCCGGCGGACGTACGTCGCTGGGCGTCCGCGCACGACATCGTCGTCTTCGACCGCGGCCGGATCCCGGTGACAGTCATGGATCAGTACCTCGAGGCCCGCGCTCGCGGCGAGATCTGA
- a CDS encoding APC family permease, whose product MGAGDVSKRILLGRKLRSSQLGETLLPKRIAMPVFASDALSSVAYAPDEVFIMLSLAGASAYVWSWKIALAVALVMAVVIASYRQTVHAYPSGGGDYEVAMVNLGRSAGTTVASALLVDYVLTVAVSISSGAQYAASAIPALEGHEATAASLAVVVLMAMNLRGIRESGRFFAVPTYAFMVAILGMCAYGFLRMVTGDLPDVESADLVIQPEAGLDQPLTTLGLLLLLARAFSSGCAALTGVEAISNGVPAFQRPKSKNAATTLLLLGLIAITMMVSVIVLARQMGVRMVDPHDLDRLSRDGEPVPPDYDQHAVIAQIARAVFDGFDPGFYFVITVTGVILVLAANTAFNGFPVLGSILARDGFAPRALGSRGDRLAYSNGIVFLAAMAIVLILAFDAEPTRLIQLYIVGVFVSFNLSQLGMIRHWTRHLATERDPAARRKMTRSRAINTVGLVMTAVVLVIVMITKFLAGAWITILAMAGFYMLMRGIRRHYDHVALELAADEDDKVLPTRVHAIVLVSKLHKPTLRALAFAKATRPSSLEGVYVATDDEATQQLLQEWDERRMDVPLKVLHSPYRELVRPVVEYATEIRRANPRGVVAVYIPEYVVGRWWEQLLHNQTALRLKGRLLFTPGVMVTSVPFQLRSSQIARERELRDDLRVRPGDLRRGKVDERSRKDPR is encoded by the coding sequence GTGGGTGCCGGTGACGTCTCGAAGCGGATCCTGCTGGGACGCAAGCTCCGCAGCTCCCAGCTGGGTGAGACGCTCCTGCCCAAACGCATCGCGATGCCCGTCTTCGCCAGCGACGCGCTCTCCTCGGTGGCCTACGCACCCGACGAGGTCTTCATCATGCTCTCGCTCGCCGGGGCCTCGGCGTACGTCTGGTCCTGGAAGATCGCGCTCGCCGTCGCCCTGGTGATGGCGGTCGTGATCGCCTCCTACCGCCAGACCGTGCACGCCTACCCCAGCGGCGGTGGCGACTACGAGGTCGCGATGGTCAACCTCGGGCGCAGCGCGGGCACGACGGTCGCGAGCGCGCTGCTGGTCGACTACGTGCTCACCGTGGCGGTCTCGATCTCCTCGGGGGCGCAGTACGCCGCGTCCGCGATCCCGGCCCTGGAGGGCCACGAGGCCACCGCGGCGTCCCTCGCGGTCGTCGTGCTGATGGCGATGAACCTGCGCGGCATCCGCGAGTCCGGCCGGTTCTTCGCGGTCCCGACGTACGCGTTCATGGTCGCGATCCTCGGCATGTGCGCCTACGGGTTCCTCCGGATGGTCACCGGCGACCTGCCCGACGTCGAGAGCGCCGATCTCGTCATCCAGCCGGAGGCCGGCCTCGACCAGCCGCTGACGACGCTCGGGCTCCTGCTGCTGCTGGCCCGGGCGTTCTCGTCCGGCTGCGCGGCGCTCACCGGAGTCGAGGCGATCTCCAACGGCGTGCCGGCGTTCCAGCGTCCGAAGAGCAAGAACGCCGCGACCACGCTGCTGCTGCTCGGCCTGATCGCGATCACCATGATGGTGAGCGTCATCGTCCTGGCCCGCCAGATGGGCGTGCGGATGGTCGACCCGCACGACCTGGACCGGCTCTCGCGCGACGGCGAGCCGGTGCCGCCCGACTACGACCAGCACGCCGTGATCGCCCAGATCGCCCGGGCCGTGTTCGACGGCTTCGACCCGGGCTTCTACTTCGTGATCACGGTGACCGGCGTCATCCTGGTGCTGGCGGCCAACACGGCGTTCAACGGGTTCCCGGTGCTGGGCTCGATCCTGGCCCGGGACGGCTTCGCCCCGCGCGCGCTCGGCTCGCGCGGCGACCGGCTGGCGTACAGCAACGGCATCGTCTTCCTCGCGGCGATGGCGATCGTGCTGATCCTGGCCTTCGACGCCGAGCCGACCCGCCTGATCCAGCTCTACATCGTCGGCGTCTTCGTCTCCTTCAACCTCAGCCAGCTCGGCATGATCCGGCACTGGACCCGCCACCTGGCCACCGAGCGGGACCCCGCCGCGCGGCGGAAGATGACCCGGTCGCGAGCCATCAACACCGTCGGGCTGGTGATGACCGCGGTGGTGCTGGTGATCGTGATGATCACCAAGTTCCTCGCCGGCGCGTGGATCACCATCCTGGCGATGGCCGGCTTCTACATGCTGATGCGCGGCATCCGGCGCCACTACGACCACGTCGCCCTCGAGCTCGCCGCCGACGAGGACGACAAGGTGCTGCCGACCCGGGTGCACGCGATCGTGCTGGTCTCCAAGCTGCACAAGCCGACCCTGCGGGCGCTCGCGTTCGCCAAGGCCACCCGGCCCAGCTCCCTGGAGGGCGTGTACGTCGCCACGGACGACGAGGCGACCCAGCAGCTCCTCCAGGAGTGGGACGAGCGGCGGATGGACGTGCCCCTCAAGGTCCTGCACTCGCCGTACCGTGAGCTGGTGCGCCCGGTCGTCGAGTACGCCACCGAGATCCGTCGCGCCAACCCGCGCGGCGTGGTCGCCGTCTACATCCCGGAGTACGTCGTCGGGCGCTGGTGGGAGCAGCTGCTGCACAACCAGACCGCGCTGCGGCTCAAGGGCCGGCTGCTGTTCACCCCGGGCGTCATGGTCACCTCGGTGCCGTTCCAGCTGCGGTCCTCCCAGATCGCCCGCGAGCGCGAGCTGCGCGACGACCTCCGGGTCCGCCCGGGCGACCTGCGGCGCGGCAAGGTCGACGAGCGCAGCCGGAAGGACCCGCGGTAG
- a CDS encoding aconitate hydratase, with translation MASQDSFGAKSTLDVDGTSYEIFRLDAVTGDGLDVASLPYSLKVLLENLLRTEDGADITAEDIKAIAGWDADADPSKEIQFTPARVIMQDFTGVPCVVDLATMREAMADLGGDPARINPLAPAEMVIDHSVIADVFGTPEAFERNVEIEYERNRERYQFLRWGQGAFDDFKVVPPGTGIVHQVNIEHLARTVFTREVDGELQAYPDTCVGTDSHTTMVNGIGVVGWGVGGIEAEAAMLGQPVSMLIPRVVGFKLNGDLPEGATATDLVLTITEMLRKHGVVGKFVEFYGPGVSALPLANRATIGNMSPEFGSTIAVFPIDEETIKYLELTGRPAEQLALVEAYAKEQGLWHDPAAEPRFSERLELDLATVVPSLAGPKRPQDRVSLSDAKEAFRTALVDYVSDGRTGGEDRKPGVPQQEQPAGVASKVDEASAESFPSSDAPASNGSGGHGGGNGAGAPDDWHDHAAAGEGRPSVKAKVTLEDGTEFELDHGAVAIAAITSCTNTSNPSVMIAAALLAKKAVEKGLERKPWVKTTLAPGSKVVSDYYEKSGLTPYLDKLGFNLVGYGCTTCIGNSGPLIPEVSQAVNDHDLAVVSVLSGNRNFEGRINPDVKMNYLASPPLVVAYALAGSMDVDLFNEPLGQDQDGNDVFMRDIWPSAAEVEEVVASAITAEMFDEGYSDVFAGDEQWRSLPTPDGKTFAWDEDSTYVRKPPYFDGMPDEPQPVTDIDGARVLLKLGDSVTTDHISPAGAIKKDSPAGRYLAEHGVGQRDFNSYGSRRGNHEVMIRGTFANIRLRNQLAPGTEGGVTRDFTAGGEVTTVFEASEHYLEAGTPLVVLAGKEYGSGSSRDWAAKGTSLLGVKAVIAESYERIHRSNLIGMGVIPLQFPEGETAESLGLTGEEEFSISGITELNEGRTPRTVKVTAGDVEFDAVVRIDTPGEANYYRNGGIMQYVLRNLRKA, from the coding sequence TTGGCCAGTCAGGACAGCTTCGGTGCGAAGAGCACCCTGGACGTGGACGGCACGTCCTACGAGATCTTCCGCCTCGACGCGGTCACCGGTGACGGGCTCGACGTCGCGTCGCTGCCGTACAGCCTCAAGGTCCTGCTGGAGAACCTCCTGCGCACCGAGGACGGCGCGGACATCACCGCCGAGGACATCAAGGCGATCGCCGGCTGGGACGCCGACGCGGACCCGAGCAAGGAGATCCAGTTCACGCCCGCCCGCGTGATCATGCAGGACTTCACCGGCGTCCCGTGCGTCGTCGACCTCGCCACCATGCGCGAGGCGATGGCCGACCTGGGCGGCGACCCGGCCCGGATCAACCCGCTCGCCCCGGCCGAGATGGTCATCGACCACTCCGTGATCGCCGACGTCTTCGGCACCCCCGAGGCCTTCGAGCGCAACGTCGAGATCGAGTACGAGCGCAACCGCGAGCGCTACCAGTTCCTGCGCTGGGGCCAGGGCGCCTTCGACGACTTCAAGGTCGTCCCGCCGGGCACCGGCATCGTCCACCAGGTCAACATCGAGCACCTCGCCCGCACCGTCTTCACCCGCGAGGTCGACGGCGAGCTGCAGGCCTACCCCGACACCTGCGTCGGCACCGACTCCCACACCACGATGGTCAACGGCATCGGCGTGGTCGGCTGGGGCGTCGGCGGCATCGAGGCCGAGGCGGCCATGCTCGGCCAGCCGGTCTCCATGCTCATCCCGCGCGTCGTCGGCTTCAAGCTCAACGGCGACCTGCCCGAGGGCGCGACCGCCACCGACCTGGTGCTCACGATCACCGAGATGCTGCGCAAGCACGGCGTCGTCGGCAAGTTCGTCGAGTTCTACGGCCCCGGCGTCTCCGCGCTGCCGCTGGCCAACCGCGCCACCATCGGCAACATGAGCCCCGAGTTCGGCTCCACGATCGCGGTCTTCCCGATCGACGAGGAGACCATCAAGTACCTCGAGCTCACCGGCCGCCCGGCCGAGCAGCTCGCGCTGGTCGAGGCGTACGCCAAGGAGCAGGGCCTCTGGCACGACCCGGCCGCCGAGCCGCGCTTCTCCGAGCGCCTCGAGCTCGACCTCGCCACCGTGGTGCCGAGCCTCGCCGGGCCCAAGCGTCCCCAGGACCGGGTCTCTCTCTCCGACGCCAAGGAGGCGTTCCGCACCGCCCTGGTCGACTACGTCTCCGACGGCCGGACCGGCGGCGAGGACCGCAAGCCGGGCGTGCCGCAGCAGGAGCAGCCCGCGGGCGTCGCCTCCAAGGTCGACGAGGCCTCGGCCGAGTCCTTCCCCTCCAGCGACGCGCCCGCGTCCAACGGCAGCGGCGGCCACGGCGGCGGCAACGGCGCCGGCGCCCCCGACGACTGGCACGACCACGCGGCGGCGGGCGAGGGACGTCCCTCGGTCAAGGCCAAGGTCACCCTCGAGGACGGCACCGAGTTCGAGCTCGACCACGGTGCGGTCGCGATCGCGGCGATCACGTCCTGCACCAACACCTCGAACCCCTCGGTGATGATCGCCGCGGCGCTGCTGGCGAAGAAGGCCGTCGAGAAGGGCCTGGAGCGCAAGCCGTGGGTCAAGACGACCCTGGCCCCCGGCTCCAAGGTGGTCTCCGACTACTACGAGAAGTCCGGCCTCACGCCGTACCTCGACAAGCTCGGGTTCAACCTCGTCGGCTACGGCTGCACCACCTGCATCGGCAACTCCGGTCCGCTCATCCCCGAGGTCAGCCAGGCCGTCAACGACCACGACCTCGCGGTCGTCTCGGTGCTGTCGGGCAACCGCAACTTCGAGGGCCGGATCAACCCCGACGTGAAGATGAACTACCTCGCGTCCCCGCCGCTGGTGGTGGCCTACGCCCTGGCTGGGTCGATGGACGTCGACCTGTTCAACGAGCCCCTGGGCCAGGACCAGGACGGCAACGACGTCTTCATGCGCGACATCTGGCCGTCGGCCGCCGAGGTCGAGGAGGTCGTCGCCAGCGCGATCACCGCCGAGATGTTCGACGAGGGCTACTCCGACGTCTTCGCCGGCGACGAGCAGTGGCGCTCGCTGCCCACCCCCGACGGCAAGACGTTCGCCTGGGACGAGGACTCGACGTACGTCCGGAAGCCTCCGTACTTCGACGGCATGCCCGACGAGCCGCAGCCGGTGACCGACATCGACGGCGCGCGGGTGCTGCTCAAGCTGGGTGACTCGGTGACCACCGACCACATCAGCCCCGCCGGCGCGATCAAGAAGGACTCCCCGGCCGGCCGCTACCTCGCCGAGCACGGCGTGGGCCAGCGCGACTTCAACTCCTACGGCTCGCGCCGCGGCAACCACGAGGTGATGATCCGCGGCACCTTCGCCAACATCCGGCTGCGCAACCAGCTGGCCCCCGGCACCGAGGGCGGCGTGACGCGCGACTTCACCGCCGGCGGCGAGGTGACCACGGTCTTCGAGGCCTCCGAGCACTACCTCGAGGCCGGCACGCCGCTGGTGGTCCTCGCGGGCAAGGAGTACGGCTCCGGCTCGTCGCGCGACTGGGCGGCCAAGGGCACCTCGCTGCTCGGGGTGAAGGCCGTGATCGCGGAGTCCTACGAGCGGATCCACCGGTCGAACCTGATCGGCATGGGCGTCATCCCGCTGCAGTTCCCCGAGGGCGAGACCGCCGAGTCGCTGGGTCTCACCGGCGAGGAGGAGTTCTCGATCTCCGGGATCACCGAGCTGAACGAGGGGCGCACGCCGCGGACCGTCAAGGTCACGGCCGGCGACGTGGAGTTCGACGCGGTCGTCCGCATCGACACCCCCGGCGAGGCCAACTACTACCGCAACGGCGGCATCATGCAGTACGTCCTGCGGAACCTCCGGAAGGCCTGA
- a CDS encoding class I SAM-dependent RNA methyltransferase — protein sequence MGHRHPRTRKPRGRSRVGERFEAEVGPVAHGGHCVVRLPEPESRVVFVRHAIPGERVVLEVTEGTDGDRFWRADAVEVLAASPDRVVPPCPFAGPGLCGGCDFQHVRLGRQRELKADVVREQLSRLAGLDVAVTVEGVPGDVPEVELGLRWRTRQQYVHLADGGIGMRRHRSRDVIRIDDCRIAHPDAREPAPGTVVEEVDGRRFEVAADGFWQVHPGAPQTLVGAVLDALRPQPGETCLDLYAGVGLFSRFLADAVGESGRVVAVEGDRQASALSALNVSTADVRAGDVGEVLATAYDDPFDLVVLDPPREGARRPVVEQVVARRPRAVAYVACDPAALARDVGIFAEHGYLLRSLRALDLFPMTHHVECVALLEKTDPDLR from the coding sequence GTGGGTCACCGCCATCCCCGGACCCGGAAGCCGCGCGGGCGCTCCCGCGTCGGCGAGCGCTTCGAGGCGGAGGTCGGCCCGGTCGCCCACGGCGGGCACTGCGTGGTCCGGCTGCCCGAGCCCGAGAGCCGGGTCGTCTTCGTCCGCCACGCGATCCCGGGGGAGCGCGTCGTCCTCGAGGTCACCGAGGGCACCGACGGCGACCGGTTCTGGCGGGCGGACGCGGTGGAGGTGCTCGCGGCGTCCCCGGACCGGGTGGTGCCGCCCTGCCCGTTCGCGGGCCCGGGCCTGTGCGGCGGCTGCGACTTCCAGCACGTGCGGCTCGGGCGGCAGCGCGAGCTGAAGGCCGACGTGGTCCGCGAGCAGCTCTCCCGGCTCGCCGGCCTCGACGTCGCGGTGACGGTCGAGGGCGTGCCGGGCGACGTCCCCGAGGTGGAGCTGGGCCTGCGCTGGCGCACCCGTCAGCAGTACGTCCACCTGGCCGACGGCGGCATCGGCATGCGCCGGCACCGCTCGCGCGACGTCATCCGGATCGACGACTGCCGGATCGCCCACCCCGACGCCCGCGAGCCCGCCCCCGGCACGGTCGTCGAGGAGGTCGACGGGCGCCGCTTCGAGGTGGCGGCCGACGGGTTCTGGCAGGTGCACCCGGGCGCCCCGCAGACGCTGGTCGGCGCCGTCCTCGACGCGCTCCGCCCGCAGCCGGGCGAGACCTGCCTGGACCTGTACGCCGGCGTGGGGCTGTTCTCGCGGTTCCTCGCCGACGCGGTGGGGGAGTCCGGCCGGGTGGTCGCGGTCGAGGGGGACCGGCAGGCCTCGGCGCTGTCGGCGCTGAACGTGTCGACGGCCGACGTACGCGCTGGGGACGTCGGCGAGGTGCTGGCCACGGCGTACGACGACCCCTTCGACCTCGTCGTCCTCGACCCGCCGCGCGAGGGCGCGCGCCGACCGGTCGTCGAGCAGGTCGTGGCCCGCCGGCCCCGAGCGGTCGCGTACGTCGCGTGCGACCCGGCCGCGCTGGCCCGTGACGTGGGGATCTTCGCCGAGCACGGCTACCTGCTGCGGTCGCTGCGCGCACTCGACCTGTTCCCGATGACGCACCACGTCGAATGCGTCGCCCTGCTGGAGAAAACAGACCCTGACCTGCGCTGA
- a CDS encoding APC family permease, protein MTSREQRPPASPPDSGAGRTAISWTSMAILIATAVASVRGLPAMAAYDWSSIFLYVLPAILFMVPVALVAAELASGWKGGVFVWVKEAYGDQIGFFAIWQQWMQNVAWYPAQLAFFASALAYVWDPSLANSGLFTGLVILVVYWVSTLIATFGVDAFAKVGTWGFLIGTLVPAAALIVFAVAFVADGGKSQLPAVSDAEWFPKFTGLASIVLIVSNFLSYAGMEMNAVHVTEMRRPAKEFPKAIVLSVVLILFVFILPTLAISVGVPGSSVNLTQGVLQAFDVFFNHLGISWGTTVMALLIVIGILASVVTWIPGPSKGLLLVGKEGYLPPRLQGTNSRGMQVPIMVAQGLIVTVLSILFAVLPSVQSVFWILTAMAVQLYLIMYMIMFLAAMKLRRTRPDVKRGFRSPAMPVVGTIGFVASLAAFILGFVEPSGNADSTPQSIYILILVAGIVLLAVWPFVLYRLRKPEWKIDPAPDGTDAHGPQGPGQGQEA, encoded by the coding sequence ATGACGTCTCGGGAACAACGACCACCGGCTTCTCCGCCAGATTCGGGGGCGGGCCGCACGGCTATCAGTTGGACGTCGATGGCGATCCTCATCGCCACCGCCGTCGCCAGTGTGCGCGGGCTGCCGGCCATGGCCGCCTACGACTGGTCGTCGATCTTCCTCTACGTGCTGCCGGCGATCCTGTTCATGGTGCCGGTGGCGCTGGTGGCCGCAGAGCTGGCCAGTGGCTGGAAGGGCGGGGTCTTCGTCTGGGTCAAGGAGGCCTACGGCGACCAGATCGGGTTCTTCGCGATCTGGCAGCAGTGGATGCAGAACGTCGCGTGGTACCCGGCCCAGCTGGCCTTCTTCGCCTCGGCGCTGGCCTACGTGTGGGATCCGAGCCTGGCCAACTCCGGGCTCTTCACCGGCCTGGTCATCCTGGTCGTGTATTGGGTCTCCACCCTCATCGCCACGTTCGGCGTCGACGCGTTTGCCAAGGTGGGCACGTGGGGCTTCCTGATCGGGACGCTCGTCCCGGCCGCGGCCCTGATCGTCTTCGCGGTGGCCTTCGTCGCCGACGGAGGTAAGTCGCAGCTGCCCGCGGTCAGTGACGCGGAGTGGTTCCCGAAGTTCACCGGCCTGGCGAGCATCGTGCTGATCGTCAGCAACTTCCTCTCCTACGCCGGCATGGAGATGAACGCGGTCCACGTGACCGAGATGCGCAGGCCCGCCAAGGAGTTCCCGAAGGCCATCGTCCTCTCCGTCGTGCTGATCCTGTTCGTCTTCATCCTGCCGACGCTCGCCATCTCGGTCGGCGTGCCGGGGTCCAGCGTCAACCTGACCCAGGGCGTGCTGCAGGCCTTCGACGTGTTCTTCAACCATCTCGGGATCTCCTGGGGGACCACGGTGATGGCGTTGCTGATCGTCATCGGGATCCTCGCCTCGGTGGTCACCTGGATCCCCGGGCCGAGCAAGGGTCTGCTCCTCGTGGGCAAGGAGGGCTACCTCCCTCCCCGCCTGCAGGGCACCAACAGCCGGGGCATGCAGGTCCCGATCATGGTCGCCCAGGGACTCATCGTCACGGTCCTGTCGATCCTGTTCGCGGTGCTGCCGTCGGTGCAGTCGGTCTTCTGGATCCTCACCGCCATGGCCGTCCAGCTCTACCTGATCATGTACATGATCATGTTCCTGGCGGCCATGAAGCTCCGCCGTACGCGCCCCGACGTCAAGCGCGGCTTCCGGTCGCCGGCGATGCCCGTCGTCGGGACGATCGGGTTCGTGGCCAGCCTGGCGGCCTTCATCCTGGGCTTCGTCGAACCCTCGGGGAACGCCGACTCGACACCACAGAGCATCTACATCCTGATCCTCGTCGCCGGCATCGTGCTCCTCGCTGTCTGGCCGTTCGTCCTCTACCGGCTGCGGAAGCCGGAATGGAAGATCGACCCTGCCCCGGACGGCACCGATGCCCACGGCCCGCAGGGTCCTGGTCAGGGTCAGGAGGCCTGA
- a CDS encoding glutamate decarboxylase encodes MLHHKNSVRDALEDDVFASTDLSTAMPKYKFPADEHVPRHAFQVVRDELMLDGNSRQNLATFCQTWVEPEINELMTLSVDKNMIDKDEYPQTAELEARCVHMLADLWNSPDAADTMGTSTTGSSEAAMLGGMALLWKWRERRRAAGQPTDRPNLVTGPVQICWHKFTRYWDIEHREIPMEGDRLIMNPEEVLKRVDENTIGVVPTLGVTFTCQYEPVADVAAALDKLEADSGLDIPMHVDGASGGFIAPFVEPDLLWDFRLPRVKSINASGHKFGLAPLGVGWVVWRDAAELPDDLVFHVNYLGGDMAVFALNFSRPGGQIVAQYYNFLRLGREGYRKIHQAGYDTARYLSDEIAAMGPFEMIYDGRGGIPGLTWKLKEGVDHGFNLFDLADRLRTRGWQVPAYTLPPHREDLAIQRVLVRHDFSRDMASLLLDDYRRSLETLEKHGLKESLGADEGTSFHH; translated from the coding sequence ATGTTGCACCACAAGAACTCAGTCCGAGACGCTCTCGAGGACGACGTCTTCGCCTCGACCGACCTGTCGACCGCGATGCCGAAGTACAAGTTTCCCGCCGACGAGCACGTTCCTCGGCACGCGTTCCAGGTGGTGCGCGACGAGCTGATGCTCGACGGGAACTCACGTCAGAACCTGGCGACGTTCTGCCAGACGTGGGTCGAGCCCGAGATCAACGAGCTGATGACGCTGTCGGTCGACAAGAACATGATCGACAAGGACGAGTACCCGCAGACCGCCGAGCTGGAGGCACGCTGCGTGCACATGCTCGCCGACCTCTGGAACAGCCCGGATGCGGCCGACACGATGGGGACCTCGACCACCGGTTCGAGCGAGGCCGCCATGCTCGGCGGGATGGCGCTGCTGTGGAAGTGGCGCGAGCGCCGACGTGCCGCGGGGCAGCCGACCGACCGGCCCAACCTCGTCACCGGACCGGTCCAGATCTGCTGGCACAAGTTCACCCGCTACTGGGACATCGAGCACCGTGAGATCCCGATGGAGGGCGACCGGTTGATCATGAACCCCGAGGAGGTGCTGAAGCGGGTCGACGAGAACACCATCGGGGTGGTCCCCACGCTCGGCGTGACCTTCACCTGTCAGTACGAGCCCGTGGCCGACGTGGCCGCGGCGCTGGACAAGCTCGAGGCCGACTCCGGGCTCGACATCCCCATGCACGTCGACGGCGCCAGCGGGGGCTTCATCGCCCCGTTCGTCGAGCCGGACCTCCTCTGGGACTTCCGGCTGCCCCGGGTGAAGTCGATCAACGCCTCGGGACACAAGTTCGGGCTGGCCCCGCTCGGCGTCGGCTGGGTGGTGTGGCGCGACGCCGCGGAGCTTCCGGACGACCTGGTCTTCCACGTCAACTACCTCGGCGGCGACATGGCGGTGTTCGCGCTGAACTTCTCACGCCCCGGCGGCCAGATCGTCGCGCAGTACTACAACTTCCTCCGCCTCGGCCGGGAGGGCTACCGCAAGATCCACCAGGCGGGCTACGACACGGCGCGCTACCTCTCCGACGAGATCGCGGCCATGGGCCCGTTCGAGATGATCTACGACGGTCGCGGCGGCATCCCTGGACTCACCTGGAAGCTCAAGGAGGGGGTCGACCACGGGTTCAACCTCTTCGACCTCGCTGACCGGCTGCGCACCCGCGGGTGGCAGGTGCCGGCGTACACGCTGCCGCCGCACCGCGAGGACCTGGCGATCCAGCGGGTCCTGGTGCGTCACGACTTCAGTCGCGACATGGCCAGCTTGCTGCTCGATGACTACCGGCGGTCGCTCGAGACCCTCGAGAAGCATGGCCTGAAGGAATCGCTGGGGGCCGACGAGGGGACCTCCTTCCACCACTGA
- a CDS encoding class II glutamine amidotransferase: MCRLFGMHAGRTPRRATFWLLSAPDSLAEQSHRMPDGTGLGVFGVDGHPVLEKQPLPAYDDRAFATESKDLASTTFVAHVRYATTGPVRPENTHPFAQDGRLLAHNGVVEDLDRLEDRLRDLDAMSLVHGQTDSERVFALISAEARRNGGDVGAAITAALSWIAENLTLYAVNIILATPTDLWAVRYPDTHELHVLEVSGRDGLDALQHGTNRISTRSEELAGQRSVVIASEPMTDDPGWRLLDSGEVLHVGPDLDVHSSSPLPAHPAHLRAIGDLDRDTALAQHPGGHEGLAAGH; this comes from the coding sequence ATGTGCCGGTTGTTCGGGATGCACGCGGGGCGCACGCCGCGACGAGCGACGTTCTGGCTGCTGAGCGCACCGGACAGCTTGGCCGAGCAGAGCCATCGGATGCCCGACGGCACGGGACTGGGGGTCTTCGGGGTCGACGGCCACCCCGTCCTGGAAAAGCAGCCGCTGCCCGCGTACGACGATCGTGCGTTCGCCACCGAGTCCAAGGACCTGGCCAGCACCACCTTCGTGGCCCACGTGCGCTACGCGACCACCGGCCCGGTCCGGCCTGAGAACACCCATCCCTTCGCGCAGGACGGACGCCTGCTCGCCCACAACGGTGTGGTGGAGGACCTGGACCGACTCGAGGACCGCCTGCGAGACCTCGACGCGATGAGCCTGGTCCACGGGCAGACCGACTCCGAGCGGGTCTTCGCGCTGATCAGCGCGGAGGCGCGTCGCAACGGAGGGGACGTCGGCGCCGCCATCACCGCTGCACTGAGCTGGATCGCGGAGAACCTGACGCTGTACGCGGTCAACATCATCCTGGCCACCCCCACTGACCTGTGGGCGGTGCGCTACCCCGACACCCACGAGCTCCACGTGCTCGAGGTCTCCGGCCGAGACGGCCTCGACGCGCTCCAGCACGGCACCAACCGGATCAGCACGCGCAGTGAGGAGCTCGCCGGCCAGCGCAGCGTCGTGATCGCCAGTGAGCCGATGACCGACGACCCCGGCTGGCGGCTGCTGGACTCGGGAGAGGTTCTCCACGTCGGCCCGGACCTGGACGTGCACAGCTCCAGCCCGCTGCCTGCGCATCCCGCCCACCTCCGGGCGATCGGCGACCTCGATCGGGACACGGCGCTCGCCCAGCATCCCGGTGGTCACGAGGGCCTGGCCGCGGGCCATTAG